A genomic region of Staphylococcus roterodami contains the following coding sequences:
- a CDS encoding TfoX/Sxy family protein, giving the protein MATEKDVHDLFLNYVNSNAVKTRKMMGEYIIYYDGVVIGGLYDNRLLVKATKSAQQKLQDNTLVSPYPGAKEMILIPDFTEATNLTDLFKTIKNDLKK; this is encoded by the coding sequence ATTTATTTTTAAATTATGTGAATTCAAACGCGGTTAAGACAAGAAAGATGATGGGAGAATATATTATTTATTACGATGGCGTGGTTATAGGTGGTTTGTATGATAATAGATTATTGGTTAAAGCGACTAAAAGTGCCCAGCAGAAATTGCAAGATAATACATTAGTTTCGCCATATCCAGGTGCTAAAGAAATGATATTAATTCCAGACTTTACCGAAGCAACAAATCTCACTGATTTATTTAAGACCATAAAAAATGATTTGAAAAAGTGA
- a CDS encoding MFS transporter translates to MTDLLKIKNFRLFFLAEIISAFGVGISTVGANWYLIDKTNDSQLLGIMLALNVLSGFLASPIIGGLADKYNRRNIILITYLLQVILYLLIVVALIIIGFETYLVIGFAIVNGIGWTTYMTTSRSLVKQILKPDQYTDANSLLEISLQTGMFIAGGLSGVLYKINGFTLIIAMTIIMFLISIIMLFRLHVDKPTHSEEESTNSLLQEYLLGWKFLKDNMMIFIFGVISIIPMVFTMIFNISLPGYVYNVLKLSSVQFGFSDMLYGIGGLCAGLISAILSKKITTRTLIFLLYFILIINSALFIWINSAFYLFLGSLILGYSISSIRIYMNTAIMNTVSDKYVGRSFTIWTSISLLLQSFISPFLGRWINEINDKFGFYIILILSLLIFVTLLPVNKTGKIKYAHKEE, encoded by the coding sequence ATGACTGATTTGTTGAAAATTAAAAACTTCAGATTGTTCTTTTTAGCTGAAATAATTTCAGCATTCGGAGTTGGAATTAGTACTGTTGGAGCTAATTGGTATTTAATCGACAAAACCAACGACTCCCAACTATTAGGTATTATGTTAGCTTTAAATGTATTATCTGGTTTCTTAGCTTCTCCTATTATAGGTGGACTAGCCGATAAATATAATAGACGAAACATTATTTTAATCACCTATCTTCTTCAGGTAATATTATATTTACTCATTGTCGTAGCACTCATAATTATAGGCTTTGAGACCTATTTAGTGATTGGATTTGCGATTGTTAATGGGATAGGTTGGACTACGTATATGACAACATCTAGAAGTTTAGTTAAACAGATTTTAAAACCAGATCAATATACAGATGCTAATTCTCTATTAGAGATTAGTTTGCAAACAGGTATGTTTATTGCAGGTGGATTATCAGGAGTATTATATAAAATAAATGGATTCACTCTAATTATAGCGATGACTATAATTATGTTTCTAATTAGCATTATTATGTTGTTTAGATTGCATGTAGATAAACCCACGCATTCAGAGGAAGAATCAACAAATAGTTTATTGCAAGAGTATTTATTGGGATGGAAATTTTTAAAAGACAACATGATGATATTTATTTTCGGAGTTATTTCAATCATACCAATGGTGTTTACAATGATCTTTAACATATCATTACCAGGATATGTATATAATGTTTTAAAACTTTCGTCTGTACAATTTGGTTTTTCAGATATGTTATATGGCATTGGAGGATTATGTGCAGGTTTAATTTCAGCTATTCTTTCGAAGAAAATTACAACTAGAACATTAATATTTTTGTTGTATTTTATATTAATCATAAATTCAGCATTATTTATTTGGATAAATTCAGCATTTTACTTATTCTTAGGATCACTTATACTAGGCTATTCAATTTCATCAATCAGAATATATATGAATACAGCTATAATGAACACTGTTTCAGATAAATATGTCGGTCGTTCATTTACAATTTGGACGTCAATTTCATTGTTACTGCAAAGTTTTATCTCTCCATTTTTAGGAAGATGGATTAATGAAATCAATGATAAATTCGGTTTCTATATTATACTCATTTTATCCCTATTGATATTTGTTACACTGCTGCCAGTAAACAAAACAGGCAAAATAAAATATGCACATAAAGAAGAGTGA
- a CDS encoding flavodoxin family protein produces MITCLFGSSRKDGNSNIAVENLLKNLNVNFVNLYQSNIEKVTDNRHSKDSSFHNDDYEQILNKVLESDIIIFSTPLYWYSMSASLKLFIDRWTESLRDTQIDNFKEIMSQKKYLVLIIGGDNPRTKAQPLINQFKLIFEFMNITNYRFLIGEGNKPFDVLNDSQFMEALTNTNLALKKGDIYD; encoded by the coding sequence ATGATTACTTGCTTATTTGGAAGTAGTAGAAAAGATGGCAATTCAAATATAGCAGTAGAGAATCTATTGAAGAATTTAAATGTCAACTTTGTAAACTTATATCAAAGTAACATTGAAAAAGTTACAGATAATCGTCATAGCAAAGATTCCAGCTTTCATAATGATGATTACGAACAAATTTTAAACAAAGTTTTAGAATCAGATATTATTATTTTTTCAACACCACTCTATTGGTACTCCATGAGTGCATCTTTAAAACTTTTCATTGATAGATGGACTGAATCATTGCGAGATACGCAAATAGATAATTTCAAAGAAATCATGTCACAAAAAAAGTATTTGGTTTTAATCATAGGTGGCGATAATCCCCGCACTAAAGCACAACCTTTAATCAACCAATTCAAATTAATATTTGAGTTTATGAATATTACAAACTATAGATTTTTAATCGGTGAAGGTAATAAACCGTTCGATGTTTTAAATGACTCTCAATTTATGGAAGCACTCACAAATACAAATCTTGCATTGAAAAAAGGTGATATTTATGACTGA
- a CDS encoding LysR family transcriptional regulator codes for MNLNILKSFLVTSETKNLTKASELLNYSQSTVSTHIEKLEKQLGVKLFYRKKYGMELTEEGLAYVKYAKVILDSNNEYEREIKGLYNKTVNISINMQESQYLYRYYNKISEWLAEHSYVNLKFKSAHSNFYIKEEIANFKSDISLITDEKIINSNLTAIPITEERLIFVTNKEMKNFKLNDIPKHTLLVTEKGCSYREQLEKILYKYSFSTKQMIEFLGIESLKKHLKNSGGIALLPEFIVADELENKSLFQIDVDVDIPNLETTLIINPESSKQVLESFVKDVFL; via the coding sequence TTGAACTTAAACATTTTAAAATCATTTTTAGTTACTAGTGAAACTAAGAACCTTACTAAAGCATCAGAATTACTTAACTATTCACAGTCAACTGTATCTACACATATTGAAAAGTTAGAAAAGCAGTTAGGAGTTAAATTATTTTATAGAAAAAAATATGGTATGGAACTGACTGAAGAAGGCTTAGCATACGTTAAGTACGCTAAAGTGATCTTAGATAGTAATAACGAATATGAAAGAGAAATAAAAGGGCTTTACAATAAGACGGTAAATATAAGTATTAACATGCAAGAAAGTCAGTATCTGTATCGCTACTATAATAAGATTAGCGAATGGTTAGCTGAACACTCATATGTAAATTTGAAGTTTAAATCCGCACATTCTAATTTCTATATTAAAGAAGAAATTGCTAATTTTAAATCGGATATTAGCCTTATCACAGATGAAAAAATTATCAATAGTAACTTAACTGCTATTCCTATAACTGAAGAACGTTTAATATTTGTTACTAACAAAGAGATGAAAAATTTCAAATTAAACGATATTCCAAAACATACATTACTTGTTACTGAAAAAGGGTGTAGTTACAGAGAACAGTTAGAAAAGATTCTCTATAAATATAGCTTTTCAACAAAACAAATGATTGAATTTCTAGGAATTGAGTCATTAAAAAAACACTTGAAAAATTCAGGTGGGATTGCGTTATTGCCGGAATTTATTGTTGCAGATGAATTAGAAAATAAAAGTTTGTTTCAAATAGACGTAGATGTCGATATTCCGAATTTAGAAACAACATTGATAATTAATCCTGAATCCAGTAAGCAAGTACTAGAATCTTTTGTAAAAGATGTCTTTTTATAA
- a CDS encoding FAD-dependent monooxygenase yields MNNRDNHTSVLVVGGSLVGLSTSAFLSNQNVKNIVIERHPSSALHPKAMGFTPRTMEIFDKIDIAKLIPQSPSNFRLRRARIESLDGEWFEETEWTPGDVDESKVSYSPFNGAAIAQDKLEPIIMNRARELGSDIRMNTELVSFSQDKYGVTATVRNRENNEEYEITADYLVAADGNRSPIREKLGIEREGVGDLRIMRSVLFKAPLDAYLESGVRQFDIDQEDLKAFLTSYGDGRWVLMFKDDIERTEKEMYQDIIKAIGRNDLDIEIITSGRWELAALIAKTFSVGRIFLAGDSAHTLPPTRGGFGANTGIQDAYNLAWKLAAVISKKATSDLLDTYDKERRPVANMRHDQTFARPDYKSYTQNNYDIAVIDDDAIEFGELYRSDAIIGADDSLPSALCLDQWKGQPGTRVPYLTFNNQNKESSTLDIVGDNWIILTADKVWKDIAQEMVGQFEATIDIFQITNENVGKQTFCDAFGISEDGAVVVRPDGVIAWRSENRPEDTRGILKSTLDKLLFKDK; encoded by the coding sequence ATGAATAATAGAGATAATCATACGTCTGTACTTGTAGTAGGTGGTAGTTTAGTAGGTTTGTCTACTAGTGCATTTTTATCTAACCAAAATGTGAAAAATATTGTAATTGAACGTCATCCGAGTAGTGCGTTGCATCCTAAAGCGATGGGATTTACTCCTAGAACTATGGAAATATTCGATAAAATTGATATCGCAAAATTGATTCCACAGTCACCATCTAATTTCCGATTAAGAAGAGCTAGAATTGAAAGTTTAGACGGTGAATGGTTTGAGGAAACAGAATGGACACCTGGTGATGTTGATGAAAGTAAAGTTAGTTACTCACCATTTAATGGTGCCGCAATTGCACAGGATAAATTAGAACCTATCATTATGAATCGTGCTAGAGAACTTGGCTCAGACATTAGAATGAACACAGAGCTAGTCTCATTTAGTCAAGATAAATATGGTGTTACTGCAACTGTTAGAAACCGTGAAAATAATGAAGAATACGAAATTACAGCCGACTATCTTGTAGCAGCAGATGGTAATCGTAGTCCAATTCGTGAAAAGTTAGGAATTGAGCGTGAAGGTGTTGGGGATTTAAGAATTATGCGTAGTGTTCTATTCAAAGCGCCATTAGATGCATATTTAGAATCAGGTGTACGTCAATTTGATATAGATCAAGAAGATTTAAAAGCCTTTTTAACAAGTTATGGTGACGGTCGTTGGGTATTAATGTTTAAAGACGATATTGAGCGAACTGAAAAAGAGATGTATCAAGATATAATTAAAGCTATTGGTCGTAACGATTTAGATATCGAAATTATTACAAGTGGTCGTTGGGAATTAGCTGCTTTAATAGCTAAAACATTTTCAGTAGGTAGAATCTTTTTAGCAGGAGACTCAGCACATACATTGCCACCAACACGAGGAGGTTTCGGTGCAAATACTGGAATCCAAGATGCATATAATTTAGCTTGGAAACTAGCAGCAGTTATTTCTAAAAAAGCAACATCAGATTTGTTAGATACGTATGATAAAGAACGTCGACCTGTGGCTAATATGCGACATGATCAAACGTTTGCTCGTCCTGACTACAAATCATATACACAAAATAATTACGACATTGCTGTAATTGACGATGATGCGATAGAGTTTGGTGAATTATATCGCTCTGATGCAATTATTGGAGCAGACGATTCATTGCCATCCGCTTTATGTCTTGATCAATGGAAAGGTCAACCTGGAACACGAGTACCGTATTTAACTTTTAATAATCAAAACAAAGAAAGTTCAACACTTGATATCGTTGGTGACAATTGGATTATATTAACAGCAGATAAAGTATGGAAAGATATTGCCCAGGAAATGGTTGGTCAATTTGAAGCAACGATTGATATTTTCCAAATAACAAATGAAAATGTAGGCAAGCAAACATTTTGTGATGCATTTGGTATAAGCGAAGATGGTGCAGTAGTTGTTAGACCAGATGGTGTAATAGCTTGGCGCTCTGAAAATAGACCTGAAGATACAAGAGGTATTTTGAAATCAACATTAGACAAATTGTTATTTAAAGATAAATAA
- a CDS encoding MarR family transcriptional regulator — protein sequence MTNYAVQTIREIQEIALKSKIDANEAIQDLGLSAQQGRIIKYIYTHQDQSVSQKDLADYFNVSTASIGGSLKVLEKHNYIKRTRKHENARQYDIIVLPLGESIIDDFDKKIKENNEKYKSFLSEEEFKTLHELLVKIKTQF from the coding sequence ATGACAAATTATGCTGTTCAAACGATACGAGAAATTCAAGAAATTGCTTTAAAAAGTAAAATTGATGCAAATGAAGCGATTCAAGATTTGGGATTATCTGCGCAACAAGGTCGCATTATTAAATATATTTATACACATCAAGATCAGTCTGTGAGTCAAAAAGATTTAGCCGATTACTTTAACGTTTCGACAGCAAGTATTGGTGGCTCTCTAAAAGTGTTAGAAAAACACAATTACATTAAACGTACGAGAAAGCATGAAAATGCGAGACAATACGATATTATTGTCTTGCCATTAGGAGAAAGTATTATTGATGATTTTGACAAAAAAATAAAAGAAAACAATGAAAAATATAAGAGCTTTTTATCAGAAGAAGAGTTTAAGACTTTACATGAGTTATTAGTTAAGATAAAAACACAATTTTAG
- a CDS encoding alpha/beta hydrolase codes for MKQSVNFKSKTNLLAANLYTPEQFDESKKYPAITVCHPGGGVKEQTAGMYAEKLAEFGYVTVVYDASHQGESEGSPRYLEDPFARTEDVRASVDYLTTLDFVDNDRIGALGVCAGGGYTVSAARTERRIKALATVSMVDIGALFRKGPGDVVSIDDQLAFMTQVADQRTAEANGADYGITGYVPEEIDDSMPENSTMVQGHDYYLTERGRHKNAPNKLLLRSFSEVLTFAPFTYIDELLTQPFLAIAGTEADTIEYSVDAVEKAAGDNNELYKIEGASHVDLYDIPEYVNQVLPKLESFYKETL; via the coding sequence ATGAAACAATCAGTTAATTTTAAAAGTAAAACAAATTTATTAGCAGCGAATTTATATACACCAGAACAATTTGATGAAAGCAAAAAATATCCAGCAATTACAGTTTGTCACCCAGGTGGCGGTGTTAAAGAACAAACTGCAGGTATGTATGCAGAGAAACTTGCGGAATTTGGCTACGTTACGGTTGTATATGATGCATCACATCAAGGTGAAAGTGAAGGCTCTCCTAGATATTTAGAAGATCCATTTGCGAGAACAGAAGACGTTAGAGCTTCAGTTGATTATCTTACAACATTAGACTTTGTGGATAATGACAGAATTGGTGCGCTTGGCGTTTGTGCAGGTGGTGGATATACAGTAAGTGCAGCAAGAACAGAACGTCGCATTAAAGCACTTGCAACTGTAAGTATGGTAGATATTGGTGCTTTATTCCGTAAAGGTCCTGGCGATGTAGTATCAATAGATGATCAACTGGCATTTATGACACAAGTTGCAGATCAACGTACAGCTGAAGCAAATGGTGCAGATTATGGCATCACTGGCTATGTTCCTGAAGAAATTGATGATTCTATGCCTGAAAATTCAACAATGGTACAAGGGCATGATTATTATTTAACTGAACGTGGTCGCCATAAAAACGCACCAAACAAACTATTATTAAGAAGTTTTTCAGAAGTATTAACATTTGCGCCATTCACATATATTGATGAATTGTTGACACAACCATTCTTAGCAATCGCAGGTACAGAAGCAGACACGATTGAATATAGCGTTGATGCTGTTGAAAAAGCAGCAGGCGACAACAATGAATTATATAAAATTGAAGGTGCATCACACGTAGATTTATATGATATTCCAGAATATGTAAATCAAGTGTTACCAAAACTTGAATCATTCTATAAAGAAACTTTATAA
- a CDS encoding TetR/AcrR family transcriptional regulator C-terminal domain-containing protein, whose translation MNVGDLRVVKTRASIKKAFMTLLFEKDFDTISIKEITEFAQIGRKTFYLHYIDKYDLLDQIVSEKLIELEQISEAKKSLGIQEGTQLWFEFFENNRTFFMKIFNINNASNYKKKLLHFIEEEFKKKVPTRVATEKSLDYDLYINFISNGIIGLLDIYLNSSENTEEQEKITLQVSRLLSLYDLI comes from the coding sequence ATGAATGTTGGGGATTTACGTGTTGTTAAAACGAGGGCAAGTATTAAAAAGGCATTTATGACCTTACTTTTTGAAAAAGATTTTGATACTATTTCGATTAAAGAAATTACTGAATTTGCGCAAATTGGGAGAAAAACATTTTATCTACATTATATTGATAAATATGATTTACTAGATCAAATAGTATCGGAAAAATTGATAGAACTTGAACAAATTTCTGAAGCCAAAAAGAGTCTCGGTATCCAAGAAGGCACACAGTTATGGTTTGAGTTTTTCGAAAATAATAGAACATTTTTTATGAAAATTTTTAATATTAACAACGCTTCAAATTATAAGAAAAAGCTGCTTCATTTTATTGAAGAAGAATTTAAGAAAAAAGTTCCGACACGTGTTGCTACTGAAAAAAGCTTAGACTACGACTTATATATTAATTTTATTAGTAACGGTATTATCGGACTACTAGATATCTATCTAAACAGCAGTGAAAATACAGAAGAACAAGAAAAAATAACATTGCAGGTGTCGCGCCTACTATCTTTATACGATTTAATTTAA
- a CDS encoding methyltransferase domain-containing protein has product MQNRNDFIEKLLDRAQIEEGMRVLDIGCATGEVTQLIAKRVGANGEVVGVDVNESLLKIANENNQYNNVSYQSSDIYQLPETMGHFDAIVGRRVLMYLPDAEKCLQILKSILKPEGILCFQESDAINAGVGADVLSLHQSAIQWIWETVKQEGGNIHIGQNLYNLFNKNGMHLVDYFSEVVIQTSMDNDLAWLVDVMLPRMKAHGVINDDFSLDEFKSNLEHEAINNQCAFIRDMAFGIIGKA; this is encoded by the coding sequence ATGCAAAATAGAAATGATTTTATAGAAAAACTATTAGACAGAGCCCAAATTGAAGAAGGCATGCGTGTACTGGATATAGGTTGTGCGACTGGTGAGGTCACTCAATTAATTGCAAAACGTGTGGGGGCGAATGGTGAAGTCGTCGGTGTTGATGTGAATGAATCATTACTTAAAATTGCAAATGAAAACAATCAATATAACAATGTATCATATCAATCTTCTGATATATATCAATTGCCAGAAACTATGGGGCATTTTGATGCGATTGTTGGTAGAAGAGTATTAATGTACTTACCAGATGCTGAAAAGTGTTTACAAATTTTGAAATCAATTTTAAAACCTGAGGGTATATTATGTTTTCAAGAAAGTGATGCTATTAATGCAGGTGTTGGTGCAGATGTACTATCTTTACATCAATCAGCAATTCAATGGATTTGGGAAACAGTGAAGCAAGAAGGTGGCAATATTCATATCGGTCAAAATTTATATAATTTGTTTAATAAGAATGGAATGCATCTTGTAGATTATTTTTCAGAGGTAGTGATTCAAACATCAATGGACAATGATTTAGCATGGCTTGTAGATGTAATGCTACCAAGAATGAAAGCACATGGTGTCATTAATGATGATTTTTCACTAGATGAGTTTAAATCAAACCTTGAACACGAAGCAATAAACAATCAGTGTGCATTTATACGTGACATGGCGTTTGGTATTATCGGAAAAGCCTAG
- a CDS encoding phosphatidylinositol-specific phospholipase C, with the protein MKKCIKTLFLSIILVVVSSLYHSAQASDSLSKSPENWMSKLDESKHLTEINIPGSHDSGSFTLKDPVKSVWAKTQDKDYLTQMKSGVRFFDIRGRASADNIISVHHGMVYLHHELGKFLDDAKYYLSAYPNETIVMSMKKDYDSDSKVMKTFEEIFREYYYNNPQYQNLFYTGNNANPTLKETKGKIVLFNRMGGTYIKSGYGADTSGIQWADNATFETKINNGSLNLQVQDEYKDYYDKKVEAVKNLLAKAKTDSNKDNVYVNFLSVASGGSAFNSTYNYASHINPEIAKTIKENGKARTGWLIVDYAGYPWPGYDGIVSEIIDSNK; encoded by the coding sequence ATGAAAAAATGTATTAAGACTTTGTTTTTAAGTATCATTTTAGTAGTGGTGAGTAGTTTGTATCATTCAGCACAAGCGTCAGATTCGTTGAGTAAAAGTCCGGAAAATTGGATGAGTAAACTTGATGAAAGCAAACATTTAACTGAGATTAATATACCGGGTTCACATGATAGTGGCTCATTCACTTTAAAGGATCCAGTAAAATCGGTTTGGGCAAAGACTCAAGACAAAGATTACCTTACTCAAATGAAGTCGGGAGTCAGGTTTTTTGATATTAGAGGTAGAGCAAGTGCTGATAATATAATTTCGGTTCATCACGGCATGGTTTATTTGCATCATGAATTGGGAAAATTTCTCGATGATGCTAAATATTATTTGAGTGCCTATCCAAATGAAACAATTGTGATGTCTATGAAAAAGGACTACGATAGCGACTCTAAAGTTATGAAGACATTTGAAGAAATTTTTAGAGAATATTATTATAATAACCCACAATATCAGAATCTTTTTTACACAGGAAATAACGCGAATCCTACTTTAAAAGAGACAAAAGGTAAAATTGTCCTATTCAATAGAATGGGTGGTACATACATAAAAAGTGGTTATGGTGCTGACACGTCTGGCATTCAATGGGCAGACAACGCGACATTTGAAACGAAAATTAATAATGGTAGCTTAAATTTACAAGTACAAGATGAGTATAAAGATTACTATGATAAAAAAGTTGAAGCTGTTAAAAATTTATTGGCTAAAGCTAAAACGGATAGTAACAAAGACAATGTATATGTGAATTTCTTGAGTGTGGCATCTGGAGGCAGCGCATTTAATAGTACTTATAACTATGCATCACATATAAATCCTGAAATTGCAAAAACGATTAAAGAAAACGGGAAAGCTAGAACTGGTTGGCTGATTGTTGACTATGCAGGATATCCGTGGCCTGGATATGATGGTATCGTAAGTGAAATTATAGATAGTAATAAATAA
- a CDS encoding tandem-type lipoprotein encodes MMKRLNKLVLGISFLFLTIFIGGCGIGKEAEVKKSFEKTLSMYPIKNLEDLYDKEGYRDDQFDKKDKGTWIINSQMATQNKGEALKINGMLLKINRNTKTTKGYYYVNTIKNDKDGRPQENEKRYPVKMIDNKIIPTKEINEENIKKEIENFKFFVQYGNFKDLENYKDGDISYNPEVPSYSAKYQLTNDDYNVKQLRKRYDIPTNNAPKLLLKGSGNLKGSSVGYKNIEFTFVEKKGKNIYFSDSLDYKKSGDV; translated from the coding sequence ATGATGAAACGATTAAACAAATTAGTGTTAGGCATTAGTTTCTTATTTTTAACAATTTTTATTGGGGGTTGCGGTATAGGTAAAGAAGCGGAAGTTAAGAAAAGCTTTGAAAAGACATTGAGTATGTATCCGATTAAAAACCTAGAGGATTTATACGATAAAGAAGGTTATCGTGATGATCAATTTGATAAAAAAGATAAAGGTACATGGATTATAAATTCTCAAATGGCGACTCAAAATAAAGGGGAAGCTTTAAAAATAAATGGCATGCTTTTGAAGATAAATAGAAATACAAAAACAACAAAAGGATATTATTATGTAAATACAATAAAGAATGATAAAGACGGAAGACCACAGGAGAATGAAAAAAGATACCCTGTTAAAATGATCGACAATAAAATAATCCCTACTAAAGAAATTAATGAGGAAAACATAAAAAAAGAAATCGAAAACTTTAAGTTTTTTGTTCAATATGGAAACTTTAAAGATCTGGAAAATTATAAAGATGGAGATATTTCATATAATCCAGAGGTGCCGAGTTATTCGGCTAAATATCAATTAACTAATGATGATTATAATGTAAAACAATTACGTAAAAGATATGACATACCAACAAATAACGCGCCGAAGTTATTGTTGAAAGGTTCAGGTAACTTAAAAGGTTCATCAGTTGGATATAAAAATATAGAATTTACTTTCGTAGAGAAAAAAGGTAAAAATATATACTTTAGTGATAGCTTAGATTATAAAAAAAGCGGAGATGTATAA
- a CDS encoding tandem-type lipoprotein — translation MIKRINKLVLGISLLFLVISITAGCGIGKEAEVKKSFEKTLSMYPIKNLEDLYDKEGYRDDQFDKKDKGTWIVRSSMSIQPNGKDMNVKGMVLYMNRNSRTTNGYYYVDVIEREDKGIHRDNEKRYPVKMVDNKIIPTKEIKDKNIKKEIENFKFFVQYGSFKDLSKYKDGDISYNPEVPSYSAKYQLTNDDYNVKQLRKRYDIPTNNAPKLFLKGSGNLKDSSVGYKNIEFTFVEKKGENIYFSDGLHFNPSEDK, via the coding sequence ATGATAAAACGTATAAATAAATTAGTGCTTGGTATTAGTCTTCTGTTTTTAGTCATTAGTATCACTGCTGGTTGCGGTATAGGTAAAGAAGCGGAAGTTAAGAAAAGCTTTGAAAAAACATTAAGTATGTATCCGATTAAAAATCTAGAGGATTTATACGATAAAGAAGGTTATCGAGATGATCAATTTGATAAAAAAGATAAGGGAACATGGATTGTTCGTTCGTCAATGTCGATTCAACCTAATGGAAAAGATATGAACGTAAAAGGCATGGTTTTATATATGAATAGAAATTCAAGAACAACAAATGGTTATTACTATGTTGATGTTATAGAAAGAGAGGATAAAGGCATACATCGTGATAACGAAAAAAGGTATCCTGTTAAAATGGTCGATAATAAAATCATTCCAACAAAAGAAATTAAAGATAAAAACATAAAAAAAGAAATCGAAAATTTTAAGTTCTTCGTGCAATATGGTAGCTTTAAAGATTTGTCGAAGTACAAAGATGGAGATATTTCATACAATCCAGAGGTACCGAGTTATTCAGCTAAATATCAATTAACTAATGATGATTATAATGTAAAACAATTACGTAAAAGATATGACATACCAACAAATAACGCGCCGAAGTTATTTTTGAAAGGTTCAGGTAATTTAAAAGACTCATCAGTTGGATATAAAAATATTGAATTTACTTTCGTAGAGAAAAAGGGAGAAAATATATACTTTAGTGATGGGCTACATTTTAATCCAAGTGAGGATAAATAA
- a CDS encoding tandem-type lipoprotein, giving the protein MMKRLNKLVLYISFLILIISIVAGCGTGKEAEIKKSFEKTLSMYPIKNLEDLYDKEGYRDDQFDKKDKGTWTISSEMANQKKGEALNIKGMVLKINRNTRSAKGFYYVNAIKKDKNGRPQDNQIEYPVKMIDNKIIPTKDIKDEKIKKEIKNFKFFAQYGNFKDLKNYKDGNISYNPEVPSYSAKYQLTNDDYNVKQLRKRYNIPTNKAPELLLKGSGNLDGSSVGYKKIEFTFVEKKGENTYFTANLHFKPSEDE; this is encoded by the coding sequence ATGATGAAACGATTAAACAAATTGGTATTGTACATTAGTTTTTTGATATTAATCATCAGTATCGTTGCTGGTTGTGGTACAGGGAAAGAAGCGGAAATAAAGAAAAGTTTTGAAAAAACATTAAGTATGTATCCGATTAAAAATCTAGAGGATTTATACGATAAAGAAGGATATCGTGATGATCAATTTGATAAAAAAGATAAAGGAACATGGACTATTAGTTCTGAAATGGCAAATCAGAAAAAGGGAGAAGCCTTAAATATAAAAGGTATGGTTTTGAAGATAAATAGAAATACAAGAAGTGCAAAAGGATTTTACTATGTTAATGCGATAAAGAAGGATAAAAATGGCAGACCTCAGGATAATCAAATAGAATATCCCGTTAAAATGATTGACAATAAAATCATTCCAACTAAAGATATCAAAGATGAAAAAATAAAAAAAGAAATTAAAAACTTTAAGTTTTTCGCGCAGTATGGCAATTTTAAAGATTTGAAAAATTATAAAGATGGAAATATTTCATATAATCCAGAGGTGCCGAGTTATTCAGCAAAATATCAACTAACCAATGATGATTATAATGTAAAGCAATTACGTAAAAGATATAATATACCAACGAATAAAGCACCGGAGTTATTATTGAAAGGTTCAGGAAATTTAGATGGTTCATCAGTTGGATACAAAAAAATTGAATTTACTTTCGTAGAGAAAAAAGGAGAAAACACTTACTTTACAGCTAACCTACATTTTAAACCGAGTGAGGATGAATAA